One window from the genome of Metabacillus flavus encodes:
- a CDS encoding YlbF family regulator produces MSENLYNEAGNLEKALRESTEYKQLRALYDQVNADEAAKNMFDNFRDIQLNLQQKQMSGQEISQEEVDQAQKSVALVQQHPTIAQLMEAEQRMSMVIAELNKIIMKPLEDLYGAVE; encoded by the coding sequence ATGTCAGAGAACCTGTACAATGAAGCCGGCAACCTGGAAAAAGCACTGCGCGAAAGCACAGAATACAAGCAGCTTAGAGCGCTTTACGATCAAGTGAACGCAGATGAAGCAGCAAAAAATATGTTTGATAACTTCCGCGACATCCAGCTGAACCTTCAGCAAAAGCAAATGTCCGGACAGGAAATCTCACAAGAGGAAGTTGACCAGGCGCAAAAATCGGTTGCACTTGTCCAGCAGCACCCAACCATCGCCCAGCTGATGGAAGCCGAACAGCGCATGAGTATGGTCATCGCCGAACTGAACAAAATCATCATGAAGCCGCTTGAAGACCTTTATGGTGCGGTGGAATAA
- a CDS encoding YheE family protein — protein sequence MVQHFQWKPLFKQANLPGWRISFYFKGTHYDGIYHKNGQVEWGTAIPPGDEEEHLVSQIHELMLFHVYE from the coding sequence ATGGTCCAGCATTTTCAATGGAAACCTCTTTTCAAGCAGGCAAATTTGCCGGGATGGCGGATTTCTTTCTACTTTAAAGGAACTCATTACGATGGCATCTATCATAAGAACGGGCAGGTGGAGTGGGGAACAGCGATTCCTCCCGGGGATGAAGAGGAGCATCTGGTCTCCCAGATTCATGAACTAATGCTTTTCCACGTTTATGAATAA
- a CDS encoding YheC/YheD family protein, with product MTSGQPRIAILTAPGKKSRTFYGSEFYFKKLIGEVSRLGGLCYVVTTEGIKEKYAEGFSFFAEKHQWQLIKAPLPDVIYNRIPSRIAELKAEDCLKKLKEKRVTIFNPSFFNKWEIWNTLSEIPLLRPFLPITSLIESEENLMEWTARLGQIYIKPVNQCQGKGIMKVTAMSGQNVMAESIDAPPYQSTIGEVWKQISDTPAIVQQSIDSDLLNGKKYDLRLLGIFDGTTHVLVGTGVRASKKQNLTTHVPAGGQMVPFRFVENRIDMEQLHFITENAGKALSDRYGLIGEFSIDAGVDQNGNLYIYEINSKPMKFDEPEIEEARISKLSRLFIQLAENKSF from the coding sequence ATGACGAGCGGACAGCCGCGGATTGCAATTTTAACAGCTCCAGGGAAAAAAAGCCGTACGTTTTATGGAAGTGAATTCTATTTTAAAAAGTTAATTGGAGAGGTCTCAAGGCTGGGGGGCCTCTGCTACGTAGTCACTACAGAGGGGATAAAGGAAAAATACGCGGAGGGCTTCAGTTTTTTTGCTGAAAAGCATCAATGGCAATTGATTAAAGCACCCCTCCCCGATGTTATTTATAACCGGATTCCCTCAAGAATTGCAGAATTAAAAGCAGAAGACTGCCTGAAGAAGCTCAAGGAAAAGCGAGTCACCATCTTTAATCCTTCATTTTTTAACAAATGGGAAATCTGGAACACGCTGTCTGAAATACCCCTTTTGCGTCCCTTTCTTCCAATCACTTCGCTTATTGAAAGCGAGGAGAATCTTATGGAATGGACAGCAAGGCTTGGCCAGATCTACATCAAACCCGTGAACCAATGCCAAGGAAAAGGAATTATGAAAGTAACCGCGATGAGCGGACAGAATGTGATGGCAGAATCCATCGATGCTCCTCCCTATCAATCAACGATCGGGGAAGTGTGGAAGCAAATATCTGATACTCCTGCCATTGTTCAGCAGTCGATTGATTCCGATTTACTGAACGGAAAAAAATATGACCTGCGCCTGCTGGGGATTTTTGATGGAACCACACACGTTTTGGTTGGTACCGGAGTGCGCGCTTCGAAAAAACAGAATTTGACTACCCACGTGCCTGCAGGAGGACAAATGGTCCCATTCCGATTCGTTGAAAACCGGATTGATATGGAGCAGCTCCATTTCATCACGGAAAACGCCGGCAAAGCGTTGTCCGATCGCTACGGGCTTATCGGAGAATTTTCGATCGATGCAGGCGTTGACCAAAACGGAAACCTTTATATATATGAAATCAACTCAAAGCCCATGAAATTTGATGAACCTGAAATAGAAGAAGCAAGAATTTCCAAACTTAGCCGTCTTTTTATCCAATTAGCGGAAAACAAATCCTTTTGA
- a CDS encoding DUF445 domain-containing protein produces the protein MSVLWTFIFMIGIGAAIGGITNHLAIQMLFRPYNPVYVFGKRLPFTPGLIPKRRDQMAEQMGKMVIEHLLTAESLKKKIIDSSFGQAVENWAEKMVFDWMNQNQTLLEVLEKAGVEQADEKTEQLILSMIESKWREFEAENREKTLSQMMPPALEAKLDGKAKEIAHYIVLSGIQYFESFEGRNRIKNMIDDFLAERGRLGSMIQMFTGNMNLSDLVQPELIKFLKNGETEAFIGDLITNEWEKAKQMKFGEVQEKLNMNEAAAELKNRAIRSLGIKDWYGKTVYDITAPYHNSIRETFIPNMVSMAISGLTNNMETLMNQLNIEQIVKEQVDTFSTQRLEQMVLSITSSELKMITYLGALLGGLIGIFQALIAVFQG, from the coding sequence ATGAGCGTACTATGGACTTTTATTTTTATGATTGGTATTGGAGCGGCAATTGGCGGAATTACAAACCACCTTGCCATCCAAATGCTGTTCAGGCCGTATAATCCGGTCTATGTATTCGGAAAAAGGCTTCCTTTCACACCAGGTCTCATTCCAAAAAGAAGAGACCAGATGGCTGAGCAGATGGGGAAAATGGTAATTGAGCACCTGCTGACTGCAGAAAGCCTCAAAAAGAAAATAATCGATTCCTCTTTCGGCCAAGCAGTCGAAAACTGGGCAGAAAAAATGGTGTTTGATTGGATGAATCAAAATCAGACCCTCCTGGAGGTCCTTGAAAAAGCAGGGGTCGAACAAGCTGATGAAAAAACGGAACAGCTGATTCTTTCTATGATTGAAAGCAAGTGGAGAGAATTTGAAGCGGAGAACCGGGAAAAAACGCTATCGCAAATGATGCCTCCAGCACTTGAGGCAAAACTCGATGGAAAAGCAAAAGAAATTGCCCATTATATTGTTCTCTCAGGCATCCAGTATTTTGAAAGCTTCGAGGGAAGAAATCGCATTAAAAATATGATCGATGATTTTCTTGCAGAACGCGGCCGCTTAGGCAGCATGATTCAAATGTTTACAGGAAACATGAATCTATCAGACCTTGTTCAGCCTGAGCTGATCAAATTCTTGAAAAACGGCGAAACTGAAGCGTTTATCGGTGACCTCATCACAAATGAATGGGAAAAAGCGAAGCAAATGAAGTTCGGGGAAGTTCAGGAGAAGCTGAATATGAATGAAGCTGCAGCTGAGCTGAAAAACCGTGCCATTCGCTCTCTGGGAATTAAAGACTGGTATGGAAAAACGGTTTATGACATTACAGCTCCATACCACAATTCAATTCGCGAAACCTTCATCCCGAACATGGTTTCCATGGCGATCAGCGGCTTAACAAACAACATGGAGACTCTTATGAATCAGCTCAACATCGAGCAGATCGTCAAAGAACAGGTGGATACATTTTCCACGCAAAGGCTTGAACAAATGGTGTTGTCAATAACAAGCAGTGAACTGAAAATGATTACCTATTTAGGTGCGCTCCTGGGCGGGCTGATTGGGATTTTTCAGGCTTTAATTGCGGTATTTCAAGGCTAA
- a CDS encoding ROK family transcriptional regulator: MANHLIGSFQLMKSLNRSLILNIIRSSGTISRAEIAKKTRLTPPTVTNIVHELLSEELVIEGQTGPSSGGRKPIMLRINSRNFYIIGVDVGVKKVRFAVTDLNAEILMKSIVSISERMTEEELVKMLIKQIYILKNKAAISMDKIMGIGIGMHGIVDAERGISIFAPNLHMKNIPLKSMLESEFLIPVKVENDVRAMALGEAWFGSGIGFEDLICINVGYGIGAGIIMNNKLFRGRHGLAGEIGHTVVDLNGPRCTCGSYGCLQTLTAHDGLKNAAMKEIILGRRTLISELTDGDVDKISGKIIHEAAKLGDDLGIEILQTAGKYLGAAISNLVHILNPPKIIIGGGISKAGPFLFEPLKEVVLKRALSDEARETIIVESGLGDRAGLVGAVTLILEDMFSLNYENRKQTV; encoded by the coding sequence GTGGCTAATCATTTAATCGGGAGCTTTCAATTAATGAAATCCCTGAACCGATCCCTGATTCTGAATATTATCCGCTCTTCAGGGACGATATCCAGGGCAGAAATCGCGAAGAAAACGAGGCTTACTCCGCCGACCGTAACAAATATCGTTCATGAACTTCTGAGCGAGGAATTAGTGATAGAAGGTCAGACCGGGCCTTCGAGCGGTGGCCGAAAGCCTATTATGCTGAGGATCAATTCCAGAAACTTTTATATCATCGGGGTGGATGTGGGTGTCAAAAAAGTCCGTTTTGCCGTTACTGATTTAAATGCGGAGATTCTGATGAAAAGCATCGTATCCATTAGCGAGAGAATGACAGAAGAAGAGCTTGTAAAAATGCTGATAAAGCAGATTTATATTCTGAAAAACAAGGCCGCTATTTCTATGGATAAAATTATGGGAATTGGAATCGGCATGCATGGAATTGTTGATGCCGAGCGCGGGATTTCTATTTTTGCTCCCAATCTTCATATGAAGAACATTCCTCTGAAAAGCATGCTGGAATCTGAATTCCTGATTCCTGTAAAGGTAGAAAATGATGTGAGGGCGATGGCTCTTGGCGAAGCATGGTTCGGCAGCGGCATTGGCTTTGAGGATCTCATCTGCATCAACGTTGGATATGGGATTGGGGCAGGAATTATTATGAACAACAAGCTGTTTAGGGGACGTCATGGCCTGGCGGGTGAAATCGGGCATACGGTCGTTGATTTAAATGGACCAAGGTGTACATGCGGAAGCTATGGATGCCTTCAAACCCTTACGGCACACGACGGATTAAAGAATGCAGCCATGAAGGAGATCATTCTTGGGAGGAGGACCCTTATTTCTGAGCTGACAGATGGAGATGTTGATAAAATCAGCGGGAAAATTATACATGAGGCAGCAAAACTGGGAGATGATTTGGGGATTGAAATATTACAGACGGCCGGCAAATATCTTGGGGCAGCCATTTCCAATTTGGTTCACATCTTAAATCCTCCCAAAATCATTATTGGAGGCGGAATTTCAAAGGCAGGTCCTTTTCTATTTGAACCTCTTAAGGAAGTGGTTCTTAAGCGGGCGCTGAGTGATGAGGCAAGGGAAACGATCATCGTCGAATCAGGACTTGGAGACCGTGCGGGACTTGTTGGGGCCGTCACTTTAATTTTAGAGGATATGTTTTCATTAAACTATGAAAATAGAAAACAAACTGTTTGA
- a CDS encoding helix-turn-helix domain-containing protein produces MLQQLMLYFHNDFLSGPPRMLDEYKWFETADGESFGIRKSRLAQNEEELLQALFAEAASSDRLFLSGVSHKEKSWFHYLTGKADSPPDDLPVRFIHAEFSERIEDKPALLEAVAGFMEEAIVIWLSDQSGVIIEKAPSGLLDMESITALSSSLLSDFFIEPAFFIGQIHESNPKLREKFQAERQLFREYPGKLPKGKVITFYEACPLFLTGQRYFSVRNAISDRLLDTLEEEELVSTLNVFFSCNLNVSSASKALYMHRNSLQYRIDRFIERTGIDIKYFTNALAVYLLIIHRENPLPSAE; encoded by the coding sequence ATGCTTCAGCAATTGATGCTTTACTTTCATAATGATTTTTTATCCGGACCTCCAAGGATGCTGGATGAATATAAATGGTTTGAAACGGCGGATGGAGAAAGCTTTGGGATTCGGAAATCAAGACTGGCACAGAATGAAGAAGAATTGCTTCAAGCCCTATTTGCAGAAGCAGCATCTTCAGACCGTCTTTTCTTATCCGGGGTCAGCCATAAGGAAAAGAGCTGGTTCCATTATTTAACCGGCAAAGCAGACTCTCCTCCAGATGACCTTCCCGTCCGCTTTATCCACGCAGAATTCAGCGAGAGGATCGAGGATAAGCCTGCTTTGTTAGAAGCAGTGGCGGGATTCATGGAAGAAGCCATTGTCATCTGGCTTTCTGATCAATCAGGAGTCATCATTGAGAAGGCTCCTTCTGGTTTGCTCGATATGGAATCCATTACAGCTCTCTCCTCCTCCCTTTTAAGCGATTTCTTCATCGAGCCAGCGTTTTTTATAGGACAGATTCACGAGAGTAATCCTAAACTCAGGGAGAAGTTCCAAGCCGAAAGACAATTGTTCAGGGAATATCCCGGTAAGCTTCCTAAAGGGAAGGTCATAACCTTTTATGAAGCCTGTCCTCTCTTTCTGACCGGTCAGCGCTATTTTAGCGTTCGGAATGCTATATCCGATCGGCTGCTTGATACATTGGAAGAAGAAGAACTGGTTTCGACCTTAAATGTATTTTTTTCCTGCAATTTAAATGTGTCTTCCGCCTCCAAAGCACTATATATGCATCGGAACAGCCTGCAGTATCGAATTGACCGTTTCATTGAAAGAACCGGCATTGATATCAAGTATTTCACCAATGCTTTAGCCGTTTATCTGCTGATCATTCACAGGGAAAACCCTCTTCCTTCCGCAGAATAG
- a CDS encoding acetylxylan esterase → MNALETQIEQLLAYSAAPTISPEKLSDFWKKNLTKFNGIPVDVRFSKTADLFPSVDIYSAVFYGSDDTPLHAQLLIPRFAKDEQLPCAIVYHGYGDSKGFPEKHAALLLMGVAVFAVDVRGQGGETGNHLTSTYGMASGWITQGILDPENSYFQAIVLDAVRAVDAAASHPRVDGSRLFTAGLSQGGGLALMTAALCGEKLKFTSAAFPGMCHMDLGIMKSTGSLSEAAFFVRKHPEHLSKVLYTLSLFDVLNHARAIKVPVHIQVGLKDPVCIPETIIAVYNRIPSRKKLAVHPFTAHEMTEHLQRRMLEYVRDELFEEIK, encoded by the coding sequence ATGAACGCTTTGGAAACACAGATAGAGCAGCTTTTGGCTTACTCAGCCGCTCCTACAATTTCGCCGGAAAAACTATCTGATTTCTGGAAAAAGAATCTGACAAAGTTTAATGGAATTCCAGTAGATGTACGTTTTTCAAAGACTGCTGATCTATTTCCTTCGGTTGATATTTATTCTGCTGTTTTCTATGGCTCTGATGATACACCGCTTCACGCCCAGCTCCTTATCCCGCGATTTGCAAAAGATGAGCAGCTGCCCTGTGCGATTGTCTATCACGGGTATGGGGACAGCAAAGGCTTCCCTGAAAAACACGCAGCCCTTCTTTTAATGGGGGTAGCAGTATTTGCAGTGGATGTAAGAGGGCAAGGGGGCGAGACAGGAAACCATTTAACGAGTACATATGGAATGGCATCCGGCTGGATCACACAAGGAATTTTGGATCCTGAAAATTCTTACTTTCAAGCGATTGTACTGGATGCTGTCAGAGCAGTGGACGCAGCAGCCTCCCACCCGAGAGTGGACGGCAGCAGACTGTTCACTGCCGGTCTCAGCCAGGGCGGCGGACTTGCGCTGATGACGGCTGCCTTATGCGGTGAAAAACTAAAATTTACATCTGCCGCTTTTCCAGGCATGTGCCACATGGATCTGGGGATAATGAAATCCACTGGCTCGCTTAGCGAAGCAGCTTTTTTTGTCCGCAAACACCCGGAGCATCTAAGTAAAGTCCTTTATACGCTGAGCCTGTTCGATGTGCTGAATCATGCCCGGGCTATTAAAGTTCCCGTACATATCCAAGTGGGATTAAAGGATCCGGTCTGCATTCCAGAAACCATCATTGCTGTATACAACAGGATCCCATCCCGTAAAAAGCTCGCTGTCCATCCTTTTACCGCACATGAAATGACTGAGCACCTGCAGCGGAGAATGCTGGAGTACGTGAGGGATGAACTTTTTGAGGAGATTAAATAG
- a CDS encoding YheC/YheD family protein — MKWIKTDIFLHEDTSPSVKISSGLLNQFGQSSHSRWSFLSIGRNSVKVRFVIIDDKNFFLSISIKALEDAFVPDWLMGGQSWSVSIEAERIWIGPIFALLTDIRSAKENISLGNMDDYCKELAAYCEEKGYLFYLFSLKDWTDNHVSGWVRHKEKWVKTYLPFPNAVHNRLHQRRTELDVRFAAFAEDLHQLEIPYFNHRFLNKWEVHQWLEADPVLLPYVPASRKLSSKRDYEMYAASYADFFVKPIYGSQGKKIFRIRETDAGYLLDDTSSLDPAALFKETDEMFRHMYPRLTKEPYMLQETIRIITYHHKPMDFRILCHKKNDHDWAVTSMTARVSSENTFVSNLYQGGAAFPVKKILAELYGEKKGRNIRNMLAELSREICLAVERNSNGYYGELGIDLTLDQDERLWLIEINSKPSKSSEYVPGQMKVRPSAKAVVEYGIYLSKLNGV, encoded by the coding sequence ATGAAATGGATAAAAACTGATATTTTTCTTCATGAGGATACTTCCCCTTCCGTAAAGATCAGCAGCGGACTGCTGAATCAATTTGGCCAGTCCTCTCACTCCAGGTGGAGTTTCCTTTCGATTGGAAGGAATAGTGTGAAAGTCCGCTTCGTAATTATAGATGATAAGAATTTTTTTCTTTCCATTTCAATAAAGGCTCTTGAAGACGCTTTTGTTCCGGATTGGCTAATGGGCGGACAGAGCTGGTCAGTAAGTATCGAAGCTGAAAGGATTTGGATTGGCCCCATATTTGCCCTGCTCACAGATATCCGGTCTGCCAAGGAAAACATTTCTCTCGGGAATATGGATGATTATTGCAAAGAGCTTGCCGCTTATTGCGAAGAGAAAGGCTATCTTTTTTATCTTTTTTCATTGAAGGACTGGACGGATAACCATGTCAGCGGATGGGTCCGGCATAAGGAGAAATGGGTGAAGACATATTTGCCGTTTCCTAACGCCGTGCATAACCGCCTGCACCAAAGAAGAACCGAGCTCGACGTTCGGTTTGCGGCATTCGCGGAGGACCTTCATCAGCTTGAGATTCCTTATTTTAATCACCGCTTTTTGAACAAATGGGAAGTTCATCAATGGCTGGAGGCCGATCCCGTTTTACTCCCCTATGTCCCGGCTTCAAGAAAGCTTTCGTCCAAAAGAGATTACGAAATGTATGCCGCCTCCTACGCTGATTTTTTTGTTAAGCCGATTTACGGCAGCCAGGGCAAAAAAATATTCCGCATAAGGGAAACGGATGCTGGCTATTTGCTTGATGATACCTCTTCGCTTGACCCTGCTGCTTTGTTCAAAGAAACGGATGAAATGTTCAGGCACATGTATCCTCGTCTTACAAAGGAACCTTATATGCTGCAGGAGACGATCCGAATCATTACGTATCATCATAAGCCAATGGATTTCCGCATCCTTTGCCATAAAAAAAATGATCACGATTGGGCCGTCACTTCTATGACAGCAAGGGTTTCTTCGGAAAATACGTTCGTTTCAAATCTCTATCAAGGCGGTGCTGCATTTCCTGTTAAAAAGATTCTTGCAGAATTATATGGTGAGAAAAAGGGCCGGAATATCCGGAATATGCTTGCTGAGCTGTCCCGGGAAATCTGTCTCGCTGTCGAACGGAATTCAAACGGCTACTACGGCGAGCTTGGGATTGATTTAACACTGGATCAGGATGAACGGCTATGGCTGATTGAAATTAATTCAAAGCCTTCCAAAAGCAGCGAGTATGTCCCTGGGCAGATGAAGGTCAGGCCATCTGCCAAAGCGGTAGTGGAGTATGGAATTTATTTAAGTAAGCTAAATGGGGTGTGA
- the ssuD gene encoding FMNH2-dependent alkanesulfonate monooxygenase yields MNLFWFFPTAGDGHYLGTRAGERKPDITYLKQIASALDSLGYDGALLPTGANCEDSWVTASYLASVTNKLKFLIALRPGLMSPTLSARMAATFDHFSGGRLLLNVVTGGDPAEQAAFGSYHSHDERYEVTDEYLDIWRKVMEGNRVDHKGKHLEVTGAYIPEPPVQEPYPPLYFGGSSPAGKAVGAKHADVYLLWGQPPAQIKEKIQEMKKMAAAEGRTLTFGIRLHAIVRETEQEAWDAAERLISHVDDATIRAFEERHAAFDSIAQRTQSSLHGGSKVRENLEISPNLWAGIGLAREGAGTAIVGDPDIAAERMREYEEAGVDTFILSGYPHLEEAYRFAELVFPKLNK; encoded by the coding sequence ATGAATTTATTCTGGTTTTTTCCAACAGCTGGAGACGGCCATTATTTAGGAACACGTGCGGGAGAAAGAAAACCTGATATCACCTACCTAAAGCAAATTGCAAGTGCATTGGACAGCCTTGGATATGATGGGGCATTATTGCCGACAGGGGCGAATTGCGAGGATTCCTGGGTAACCGCTTCCTATCTCGCTTCTGTGACAAACAAATTGAAATTTTTAATCGCGCTTAGACCAGGTCTCATGTCTCCAACCCTGTCAGCAAGAATGGCTGCAACCTTCGATCATTTTTCAGGAGGCCGCCTTCTTTTGAATGTTGTGACAGGCGGGGACCCTGCAGAGCAGGCAGCGTTTGGCAGCTATCACAGCCATGATGAACGGTATGAAGTAACGGACGAGTATTTGGATATTTGGAGAAAAGTAATGGAAGGCAACCGGGTAGATCACAAAGGGAAACATCTGGAGGTAACAGGTGCTTACATTCCGGAGCCGCCTGTTCAGGAGCCGTATCCTCCGCTGTATTTTGGCGGATCCTCTCCGGCAGGGAAAGCAGTGGGGGCCAAGCATGCGGATGTTTACCTGCTATGGGGTCAGCCGCCCGCTCAAATTAAAGAAAAAATTCAAGAAATGAAGAAGATGGCAGCTGCTGAAGGGAGAACGCTTACCTTTGGTATTCGCTTGCATGCAATTGTCAGAGAAACTGAACAGGAAGCATGGGATGCGGCTGAACGGTTGATCAGCCATGTAGATGATGCAACCATCCGGGCCTTTGAGGAGCGGCATGCTGCCTTCGATTCGATTGCTCAAAGAACACAATCGTCCTTGCATGGAGGATCCAAAGTTCGTGAAAATCTCGAAATTTCTCCTAATCTATGGGCTGGAATCGGGCTGGCACGCGAAGGAGCGGGAACAGCAATCGTCGGCGACCCTGACATTGCAGCAGAACGGATGAGAGAATATGAGGAGGCTGGAGTGGATACATTTATATTATCCGGTTATCCGCATCTGGAAGAAGCCTATCGATTTGCAGAGCTTGTGTTTCCGAAACTGAATAAATAA
- a CDS encoding YheC/YheD family protein yields MKSTLGFMTLHQEAEKSYSTEIAKRADSFGLTVFRFCPADIQPGTALLKGFIYENEEWKPSLQPLPAFIYDRCFYSKGDRSAKSRPIAEWLKNRPDTVFLGKGLPDKWAVYQAIMKDSTLSFYLPDTAQIEAAKDVLPLLFRERQCMLKPVKGAQGRGIIALSLSGKTIEAVYHNGANKKTKGFSSIEEFEAWMNLFLKQSPSPYLIQPLLQLTDRSRYPFDIRILMQKDGDGNWAERGRGIRRGYQGSFISNLGSGGEALSYEDWFQRLSRRQAYLFHDDLSTILSRLPVALEQSFSSLFELGIDIGYSRDGSIWILEVNSKPGRQLIMQTQPDQKNHLYEAPLAYCKHLIANTAREDSTSGKEQEQ; encoded by the coding sequence ATGAAGTCTACTCTCGGGTTTATGACGCTTCATCAGGAAGCGGAAAAATCGTATTCCACTGAAATTGCCAAAAGAGCCGATTCGTTTGGACTGACTGTGTTCAGGTTTTGTCCAGCAGACATTCAGCCCGGCACTGCTCTTTTAAAAGGCTTCATTTATGAGAATGAAGAATGGAAGCCTTCTCTTCAGCCGCTGCCAGCCTTTATTTATGATCGGTGCTTCTACAGCAAAGGCGACCGTTCAGCCAAATCCCGCCCAATCGCGGAATGGCTGAAAAACAGACCGGATACCGTATTCCTCGGTAAAGGCCTGCCTGATAAATGGGCAGTGTATCAGGCGATTATGAAAGATTCGACTCTCTCCTTTTATTTACCGGATACGGCACAGATTGAAGCAGCTAAAGACGTCCTCCCCCTTCTCTTCAGGGAAAGGCAATGCATGTTAAAGCCTGTAAAAGGTGCACAAGGACGCGGAATAATCGCACTGTCATTGAGCGGAAAAACCATTGAAGCGGTATACCATAACGGAGCAAATAAGAAGACTAAAGGATTTTCTTCAATTGAGGAATTTGAAGCATGGATGAACCTGTTTCTCAAGCAATCCCCTTCTCCTTATCTCATTCAGCCTCTGCTTCAGCTCACAGACCGGAGCCGCTATCCATTTGATATCCGTATTCTAATGCAAAAGGATGGGGACGGAAATTGGGCAGAACGCGGACGCGGAATCAGGCGCGGCTATCAGGGCTCGTTCATTTCCAATCTTGGAAGCGGCGGTGAGGCACTATCCTACGAGGATTGGTTCCAAAGACTATCCCGCCGCCAGGCTTATTTATTCCATGACGACCTCTCAACCATTCTTTCGAGGTTGCCGGTTGCTCTTGAGCAGTCCTTCTCTTCATTATTTGAGCTTGGCATAGATATTGGGTATTCAAGAGACGGGTCAATTTGGATTCTGGAAGTGAATTCGAAGCCTGGACGCCAGCTGATCATGCAGACCCAGCCAGATCAAAAGAACCATTTATATGAAGCGCCGCTTGCATACTGCAAGCACCTGATTGCTAACACCGCCCGTGAAGATTCAACCAGCGGAAAGGAACAAGAGCAATAG
- a CDS encoding YheC/YheD family protein, translating into MSDIYTLYLLSEKDNGPEFVFPSGHDVFEDVSHAAFGTFCLPCTSQATGQNGWEIGVHPAMAEKLKLPFPGRTRVLIHDGILYLGPLIGIFTAGFTDSLLRPIGERSLFFAKMMSMDQTAGMYTVVFGAHHINWENGTVTGYTYGQKGWSELEVPIPNVVYDRLPNRKAENHHALKLVKRRLIEEYGIPWFNPGFFNKWDIHQTLSRIPKAKEFLPETVLGPDLKQIEQMLSSYKSVYLKPANGSLGLGVFQLMYSRKEECYYCKYRDEAFQNKLRKYPSLEHFFKHSFNGRILDSYLAQQGIELFRQNSQAVDFRIHTNKDSEGEWSVTAIAAKIAGKGSVTTHLNSGGIVKTLEELFEDPQERIRVLHNLTESSILLSQYIDENVPGFIGEIGFDLGLDQAGKIWLFEANSKPGRSIFSHPKLKEGDLLSRRQFLDYAMFLMKKSIESPEDIVQ; encoded by the coding sequence ATGTCCGATATTTACACGCTATATTTGCTGAGTGAAAAAGACAACGGACCGGAATTTGTCTTTCCGTCCGGACATGATGTATTTGAAGATGTAAGCCACGCTGCCTTTGGCACATTTTGCCTTCCATGCACTTCACAGGCAACAGGGCAAAACGGATGGGAAATCGGAGTGCATCCAGCGATGGCAGAAAAGCTCAAGCTTCCCTTTCCAGGTAGAACCCGGGTGCTCATACATGACGGGATTCTTTATTTAGGCCCTTTAATTGGAATTTTCACAGCAGGTTTTACCGATTCTTTACTCAGACCGATCGGCGAGCGGTCTTTATTTTTCGCGAAAATGATGAGTATGGATCAGACAGCCGGTATGTACACAGTGGTGTTTGGAGCACATCACATTAACTGGGAAAACGGGACGGTCACTGGCTATACATATGGCCAAAAAGGCTGGAGTGAGCTTGAGGTACCCATCCCGAATGTCGTTTACGATCGGCTTCCGAACCGAAAAGCTGAAAATCATCACGCATTGAAGCTCGTTAAACGGCGTTTGATTGAAGAATACGGCATTCCATGGTTTAATCCGGGATTCTTTAATAAATGGGATATTCATCAAACACTTTCCCGTATTCCAAAAGCGAAGGAATTTTTACCTGAAACCGTCCTCGGACCGGATCTTAAGCAAATCGAGCAAATGCTAAGCTCTTATAAAAGTGTTTACTTAAAGCCCGCTAATGGCAGTCTTGGTCTTGGCGTGTTTCAGCTCATGTACAGCCGGAAGGAAGAATGCTACTACTGTAAATACCGGGATGAAGCCTTTCAAAATAAGCTTCGGAAATATCCTTCGCTTGAACATTTTTTCAAGCATTCCTTTAATGGAAGAATACTCGATTCATATTTGGCACAGCAGGGAATCGAGCTTTTCCGGCAGAATAGTCAGGCAGTGGATTTCCGCATTCATACGAACAAAGATTCAGAGGGCGAATGGAGCGTTACAGCGATTGCTGCTAAGATAGCCGGAAAGGGGAGTGTGACCACCCACTTGAACAGCGGGGGGATTGTCAAAACCCTTGAAGAACTCTTTGAGGATCCGCAGGAACGGATTCGCGTGCTTCATAATTTAACAGAGTCCTCCATTCTCCTCAGCCAATATATTGATGAAAATGTTCCCGGATTTATCGGCGAAATTGGCTTTGACCTTGGTCTGGACCAGGCAGGAAAGATTTGGCTGTTTGAAGCCAATTCCAAACCCGGGCGTTCTATTTTCTCCCATCCAAAGCTAAAAGAAGGAGATTTGCTTTCCAGAAGACAATTTTTAGATTATGCCATGTTTCTGATGAAAAAATCGATTGAATCACCTGAGGATATTGTCCAATGA